One Elaeis guineensis isolate ETL-2024a chromosome 10, EG11, whole genome shotgun sequence genomic window carries:
- the LOC105052667 gene encoding mRNA cap guanine-N(7) methyltransferase 1 yields MKRGYEETASSSFGPPQSKLRSNSYGESRSIEDESTKNAWRVAEHYSARSNQTLEEREASPIIHLKKLNNWVKSVLIQLYARRGDSVLDLACGKGGDLIKWDKAKIGYYVGVDIAEGSIKDCRTRYNSDADQQQRRKKFSFPARLICADCYEARLDKYLRDDAPYDICSCQFALHYSWSTEARARRALAHVSALLRPGGTFIGTMPDANVIIKRLREAEGLEFGNSVYWICFDEEYAQKKFKSSNPFGIKYKFHLEDAVDCPEWIVPFNLFKSLAEEYDLELVFVKNFHEFVNEYLKKPEFAELMRRLGALGDGNQDQSTLSQDEWDVAYLYLAFVLRKRGQPPTNRRNSSINKGKMHISDTDIEFIRSAS; encoded by the exons ATGAAGCGAGGGTACGAAGAGACCGCCTCCAGCTCCTTCGGCCCGCCTCAATCCAAGTTGAGATCGAACTCATACG GTGAATCGCGTAGTATTGAAGATGAGAGCACTAAGAATGCATGGAGAGTGGCGGAGCATTACAGCGCGAGGTCGAATCAGACTCTGGAGGAGCGTGAGGCGAGTCCCATCATCCATTTGAAGAAGCTTAATAATTGG gTTAAAAGTGTCCTCATTCAGCTGTATGCTCGTCGGGGAGATTCTGTTCTTGATCTTGCTTGTGGAAAG GGTGGTGACCTGATCAAATGGGACAAGGCAAAAATTGGATATTATGTCGGTGTTGATATAGCGGAAGGCTCA ATAAAAGATTGTAGAACTCGCTACAACAGCGATGCAGACCAACAACAGCGTAGGAAGAAGTTCAGTTTTCCTGCTCGCCTTATCTGTGCTGATTGTTATGAG GCTCGCTTGGACAAGTATTTGCGTGATGATGCACCATATGATATATGCAGCTGTCAG TTTGCCTTACATTACTCATGGTCAACTGAAGCACGTGCAAGGCGAGCCTTGGCACATGTCTCTGCCCTGCTTCGGCCTGGAGGCACCTTTATAGGGACAATGCCTGATGCAAATGTCATTATCAAAAGGCTTAgggaag CTGAAGGACTGGAATTTGGGAATAGTGTTTACTGGATTTGTTTCGATGAAGAATATGCTCAGAag AAATTTAAATCATCTAACCCTTTTGGCATCAAGTACAAGTTCCACTTAGAG GATGCTGTTGATTGTCCTGAGTGGATCGTCCCATTCAATCTTTTTAAATCATTGGCAGAGGAG TATGATTTGGAGCTTGTTTTTGTGAAGAACTTCCATGAATTTGTAAACGAATACTTGAAAAAGCCTGAGTTTGCTGAGCTCATGCGTAGGCTTGGTGCATTGGGTGATGGAAACCAGGATCAAA GCACTCTATCACAAGATGAGTGGGATGTAGCGTACCTGTATTTGGCATTCGTGTTGAGGAAG CGAGGCCAACCGCCTACTAATCGGAGGAACAGCAGCATAAATAAAGGAAAGATGCACATATCAGACACTGACATTGAATTCATCAGAAGTGCTTCCTGA
- the LOC105052784 gene encoding xyloglucan endotransglucosylase protein 6, with amino-acid sequence MADVTGVFLLGVVLFVACTVTAVRGTKFDGVIQASWALDHVVYDGELLKLKLDNFSGCGFASKNKYLYGKVTAEIKLVEGDSAGTVTAFYMSSDGVNHNEFDFEFLGNTTGEPYLVQTNIYVNGTGNREQRMDLWFDPTTDFHAYSILWNPRQVVFLVDDTPIRVYGNHEESGIVFPRDQPMGVYSSIWNADDWATQGGRVKTDWSHAPFVSTYREVQIDGCEWGVGMEWTAEVKRCSESQWGKEGRYWWKEKEMEALSVHQSHQLKWARAKHLVYDYCSDTARFPVPPADCKA; translated from the exons ATGGCGGATGTTACTGGAGTTTTCCTTCTTGGTGTTGTGTTGTTCGTCGCCTGCACGGTGACGGCCGTGAGGGGGACGAAGTTTGATGGCGTGATCCAGGCGAGCTGGGCCTTGGACCATGTCGTCTATGATGGCGAGCTTCTCAAGCTTAAGCTTGATAACTTCTCTG GCTGTGGATTCGCTTCTAAAAACAAGTATTTATACGGAAAGGTCACTGCTGAAATCAAGCTGGTCGAAGGGGACTCCGCCGGAACGGTCACTGCCTTCTAT ATGTCATCGGACGGTGTGAACCACAACGAGTTCGACTTCGAGTTTCTGGGGAACACCACGGGCGAGCCCTATCTGGTCCAGACGAATATATACGTGAACGGGACCGGCAACAGGGAGCAGCGGATGGATTTATGGTTCGACCCCACGACCGATTTCCACGCCTACTCCATCCTTTGGAACCCCCGCCAGGTGGTCTTCCTCGTTGACGACACCCCGATCCGCGTCTATGGGAATCACGAGGAGAGCGGCATTGTGTTCCCGCGGGACCAGCCCATGGGGGTCTACAGCTCCATCTGGAACGCCGACGACTGGGCCACTCAGGGGGGCCGGGTCAAGACGGACTGGTCCCACGCGCCGTTCGTGTCGACTTATCGTGAGGTGCAGATCGATGGATGCGAGTGGGGGGTCGGGATGGAATGGACGGCGGAGGTCAAGCGATGCAGCGAGAGCCAGTGGGGGAAGGAGGGGAGGTACTGGTGGAAGGAGAAGGAGATGGAGGCGCTGAGCGTGCATCAGAGCCATCAGTTGAAGTGGGCCCGGGCCAAGCATCTGGTGTATGATTACTGCTCTGATACGGCACGGTTCCCTGTACCACCAGCTGATTGCAAGGCATGA